The following are encoded in a window of Flavobacterium cupriresistens genomic DNA:
- a CDS encoding TlpA family protein disulfide reductase translates to MKKLFVTGLLVLTALNGIGQTKSQVKFTAKITNRNSDTLVIKGANNFKQVIPINKKEIFVASFTAPKGFYRFSDGVESSSLFLKPGSEVNLTMNAKEFDETIVYKGKGTNESNFLAQQALRDEKFENEAFAKEAAEFASLLQEKKKTDLDNIEKGDFDPEFKTGLKKSVEKFHEYAAQQYKSEADMKKLKGAVSADFDYENHKGGKTKLSDLKGKYVYIDLWATWCGPCRAEIPFLQKIEEKYHGKNIEFVSVSVDAVKDHDKWQKFVTDKQLGGIQLFSDNEWNSAFVTSYNVTGIPRFILIDPKGNILEPNAERPSSPELQKQLDALLN, encoded by the coding sequence ATGAAAAAACTTTTTGTTACCGGTTTATTGGTTCTTACCGCTTTGAATGGTATAGGTCAGACCAAAAGTCAAGTTAAATTTACGGCTAAAATTACAAATAGAAATAGTGATACATTAGTTATTAAAGGGGCGAACAATTTCAAACAAGTTATTCCGATTAACAAGAAAGAAATTTTTGTTGCTTCTTTTACTGCTCCAAAGGGATTTTATCGTTTTTCTGACGGTGTTGAATCTTCGAGTTTGTTTTTGAAACCGGGTTCTGAAGTAAATCTGACAATGAATGCCAAAGAATTTGATGAAACTATTGTTTATAAAGGAAAAGGAACTAATGAAAGTAATTTTCTGGCACAACAAGCTTTAAGAGACGAGAAATTTGAAAACGAAGCTTTCGCTAAAGAGGCTGCAGAATTTGCGTCCTTATTGCAAGAAAAGAAAAAGACAGACTTAGACAATATCGAGAAAGGAGATTTTGATCCTGAATTTAAAACAGGTTTGAAAAAATCAGTTGAAAAATTTCATGAATATGCCGCTCAGCAGTATAAAAGTGAGGCTGATATGAAAAAGTTAAAAGGTGCTGTTTCTGCCGATTTTGATTATGAAAACCACAAAGGAGGTAAAACAAAACTCTCTGATTTGAAAGGAAAATATGTTTATATAGATCTTTGGGCAACCTGGTGTGGACCATGTAGGGCTGAGATTCCATTTTTGCAGAAGATTGAAGAGAAGTATCATGGAAAGAACATTGAGTTTGTGAGTGTTTCTGTTGATGCTGTAAAAGATCATGATAAATGGCAGAAATTTGTAACGGATAAACAGTTGGGAGGTATTCAGTTGTTTTCTGATAATGAATGGAATTCTGCGTTTGTAACGAGTTATAATGTAACAGGAATTCCAAGGTTTATTCTTATTGATCCAAAAGGTAATATATTGGAGCCCAATGCAGAAAGACCCTCTTCTCCAGAGCTTCAAAAGCAATTAGATGCTTTATTGAACTAA
- a CDS encoding toxin-antitoxin system YwqK family antitoxin encodes MKKCVILVAILFSGILVAQEVKPELEAVGNKVKATYYYENGNVQQEGFFKDGKLDGVWVSYDEKGNKKAVGEYTDGVKTGKWIFFNENNLCEVAYENSKVSSVKNLQKNALANRN; translated from the coding sequence ATGAAAAAGTGTGTAATTTTAGTTGCAATATTGTTCTCTGGAATTTTAGTTGCACAAGAGGTAAAACCAGAATTAGAAGCTGTTGGAAACAAAGTAAAAGCTACTTATTACTATGAAAATGGTAATGTACAACAAGAGGGTTTCTTTAAGGATGGTAAGTTAGATGGAGTTTGGGTATCCTATGACGAAAAAGGTAATAAAAAAGCAGTTGGAGAGTATACTGATGGAGTAAAAACCGGAAAATGGATTTTCTTCAATGAGAATAATCTTTGTGAAGTGGCGTATGAAAACAGCAAAGTGAGTTCCGTTAAAAACTTGCAAAAAAATGCTTTAGCAAATAGAAATTAA
- a CDS encoding cold-shock protein, with the protein MRTGTVKFFNESKGYGFITDEETGKDIFVHASGINAEELREGDRVSYEEEEGRKGKVAAKVAVI; encoded by the coding sequence ATGCGTACAGGTACAGTAAAATTTTTCAATGAATCTAAAGGTTATGGATTCATTACAGACGAAGAAACAGGAAAGGATATCTTCGTTCACGCTTCAGGAATTAACGCGGAAGAATTACGCGAAGGTGACCGTGTTAGCTACGAAGAAGAAGAAGGAAGAAAAGGGAAAGTTGCTGCTAAAGTAGCAGTAATCTAA
- the aspS gene encoding aspartate--tRNA ligase translates to MYRSHNCGELNASNINTEVTLAGWVQKSRDKGFMNWVDLRDRYGITQLIFDEVRTDKTVFELAKTLGREFVIQVKGTVIEREAKNKNIPTGDIEILVTELTILNAALTPPFTIEDETDGGEDIRMKYRYLDIRRNPVKNSLLFRHKVAMEVRKYLSDLDFCEVETPYLIKSTPEGARDFVVPSRMNEGQFYALPQSPQTFKQLLMVGGMDKYFQIVKCFRDEDLRADRQPEFTQIDCEMAFVEQEDILNVFEGLTRHLLKEIKGVEVAKFPRITYDYAMKTYGNDKPDIRFGMEFGELNEFAQHKDFPVFNAAELVVGIAVPGAGNYTRKEIDALIDWVKRPQVGASGMVYAKCNDDGTYKSSVDKFYDQDDLGQWAKITGAKPGDMIFVLSGPANKTRAQLSALRMELATRLGLRKPEEFAPLWVVDFPLLELDEESGRYHAMHHPFTSPKPEDMQLLETEPGKVRANAYDMVLNGNEIGGGSIRIHDKATQQLMFKYLGFTEEEAKAQFGFLMDAFQFGAPPHGGLAFGLDRLVAILGGQETIRDFIAFPKNNSGRDVMIDAPATIDDAQLKELHIKVDLV, encoded by the coding sequence ATGTATAGAAGTCATAATTGTGGCGAGTTAAACGCCTCAAATATTAATACGGAAGTTACACTAGCGGGTTGGGTTCAAAAATCACGCGATAAAGGGTTTATGAACTGGGTTGATTTACGCGACCGTTATGGAATTACACAACTTATTTTCGACGAAGTTCGTACCGACAAAACGGTTTTTGAACTGGCAAAAACACTTGGAAGAGAATTTGTAATTCAGGTAAAAGGAACTGTTATTGAGCGTGAAGCCAAAAACAAAAACATTCCAACCGGTGATATCGAAATTTTAGTTACTGAACTAACGATCTTAAACGCTGCTTTAACGCCTCCATTTACAATTGAAGATGAGACGGATGGTGGAGAAGACATCAGAATGAAATACCGTTACTTAGACATCAGAAGAAATCCTGTAAAAAACAGTTTATTATTCCGTCACAAAGTAGCGATGGAAGTTCGTAAATATTTATCTGATTTGGATTTCTGTGAAGTGGAGACACCTTACTTAATCAAATCAACTCCGGAAGGCGCGAGAGATTTCGTTGTACCAAGTCGTATGAACGAAGGACAATTTTATGCCTTACCACAATCTCCACAAACTTTCAAGCAATTGTTGATGGTTGGAGGAATGGACAAATACTTCCAAATCGTAAAATGTTTCCGTGACGAAGATTTACGTGCAGACCGTCAGCCTGAGTTTACTCAAATTGACTGCGAAATGGCATTTGTAGAACAAGAAGACATTTTGAATGTTTTTGAAGGATTGACAAGACATTTACTAAAAGAAATCAAAGGTGTTGAAGTAGCTAAATTCCCAAGAATTACCTACGACTATGCCATGAAAACATACGGAAATGACAAACCGGACATTCGTTTCGGAATGGAGTTTGGCGAATTGAACGAATTTGCACAGCACAAAGATTTCCCTGTATTTAATGCAGCCGAGTTGGTTGTAGGTATTGCAGTTCCGGGAGCAGGAAATTATACACGTAAAGAAATTGACGCCTTAATTGACTGGGTTAAACGTCCGCAAGTTGGAGCTTCAGGAATGGTGTACGCCAAATGCAATGACGATGGAACTTACAAATCATCTGTAGATAAATTTTACGATCAGGATGATTTAGGACAATGGGCAAAAATCACAGGCGCAAAACCTGGCGATATGATTTTTGTACTTTCAGGTCCGGCTAACAAAACACGCGCGCAGCTTTCTGCTCTTCGTATGGAATTAGCCACTCGTTTAGGATTGCGTAAACCGGAAGAATTTGCTCCGCTTTGGGTAGTAGATTTTCCTTTATTGGAATTAGACGAAGAAAGCGGTCGTTACCACGCGATGCACCATCCATTTACCTCTCCAAAACCGGAAGACATGCAATTGCTGGAAACCGAACCGGGAAAAGTTCGCGCAAACGCCTACGATATGGTTTTAAACGGAAACGAAATTGGAGGAGGTTCTATTCGTATACACGATAAGGCTACACAACAATTAATGTTTAAATATTTAGGTTTTACAGAAGAAGAAGCGAAAGCACAATTTGGTTTCTTAATGGACGCTTTCCAATTTGGAGCGCCACCTCATGGAGGATTAGCTTTTGGACTGGATCGTTTGGTTGCTATTTTAGGTGGTCAGGAAACCATTAGAGACTTTATTGCATTCCCTAAAAACAATTCCGGACGTGACGTAATGATCGATGCACCGGCTACAATTGATGATGCACAATTAAAAGAATTACACATTAAGGTCGATTTGGTATAA
- a CDS encoding NADH-quinone oxidoreductase subunit D — MSELLLPPEHRYAKIIKEKLNEDGSELSVLNLGPTHPATHGIFQNILLMDGERILEAEPTIGYIHRAFEKIAENRPFYQITPLTDRMNYCSSPINNMGWWMTLEKLLNIEVPKRAQYLRVIIMELARITDHLICNSILGVDTGAYTGFLYVFQFREKVYEIYEEICGARLTTNMGRIGGFERDWSPEAFRKLDVFLEEFPVAWKEFENLFERNRIFIDRTVNVGAISAEQAMAYGFTGPNLRAAGIDYDVRVAHPYSSYEDFDFIVPVGKSGDTYDRFCVRNAEVWESLSIIRQALDKMPAGNEYHAEVPDYYLPPKEDVYTSMESLIYHFKIVMGEVPVPVAEIYHPVEGGNGELGFYLVTDGSRTPYRLHFRRPCFIYYQAYPEMIKGALLSDAIVILSSLNVIAGELDA; from the coding sequence ATGTCAGAACTATTATTACCACCAGAGCATCGATATGCTAAAATAATTAAAGAGAAACTAAACGAAGACGGAAGCGAGCTTTCTGTACTGAATTTAGGTCCAACTCACCCAGCTACACACGGTATTTTTCAAAATATCTTATTGATGGATGGTGAAAGAATTTTGGAGGCTGAACCTACAATTGGTTACATCCACAGAGCATTCGAAAAAATTGCCGAAAATCGTCCTTTTTATCAAATTACACCGCTTACAGACCGTATGAACTATTGCTCCTCTCCTATCAACAATATGGGATGGTGGATGACTTTAGAAAAATTATTAAATATTGAAGTTCCTAAAAGAGCACAATATTTAAGAGTTATCATTATGGAGTTGGCTCGTATTACAGATCACTTAATCTGTAACTCGATCTTAGGGGTTGACACTGGTGCTTATACCGGTTTCTTATATGTTTTCCAATTTAGAGAAAAAGTTTACGAAATCTACGAAGAAATTTGTGGGGCTCGTTTAACAACTAATATGGGAAGAATTGGTGGATTCGAAAGAGATTGGTCACCGGAAGCTTTCCGCAAACTTGACGTATTTTTAGAAGAATTCCCAGTTGCCTGGAAAGAATTCGAAAACTTATTCGAAAGAAACAGAATTTTTATTGACAGAACTGTAAACGTAGGTGCCATTAGCGCTGAACAAGCAATGGCTTACGGATTTACAGGTCCAAACTTACGTGCTGCCGGTATTGATTACGATGTTCGTGTAGCACACCCTTATTCTTCTTATGAAGATTTTGACTTCATTGTTCCTGTTGGAAAATCAGGTGACACTTACGATCGTTTCTGCGTTCGTAATGCCGAAGTTTGGGAAAGTTTAAGCATTATCCGTCAGGCTTTAGATAAAATGCCAGCCGGAAATGAATATCATGCCGAAGTTCCGGATTATTACCTTCCTCCAAAAGAAGATGTTTACACTTCTATGGAATCTTTAATTTATCACTTTAAGATTGTAATGGGAGAAGTTCCTGTACCGGTTGCAGAAATTTACCACCCGGTTGAAGGCGGAAACGGAGAACTAGGATTTTACTTAGTGACAGACGGAAGCAGAACACCATACAGATTGCATTTCAGAAGACCTTGTTTTATTTATTACCAAGCGTATCCGGAAATGATTAAAGGTGCTTTATTATCGGATGCGATTGTAATCTTATCCAGTTTAAATGTAATTGCCGGAGAATTAGACGCGTAA
- a CDS encoding NADH-quinone oxidoreductase subunit B, with protein sequence MSDSKVNMVAPPEGVVGEGFFATKLNDVVGLARANSLWPLPFATSCCGIEFMATMASHYDLARFGSERVSFSPRQADMLLVMGTISKKMGPILRQVYEQMAEPRWVIAVGACASSGGIFDTYSVLQGIDKIIPVDVYVPGCPPRPEQIVDGVMRLQDLVKSESVRRRSSPEYQELLASYNIS encoded by the coding sequence ATGAGCGATTCAAAAGTAAATATGGTTGCACCGCCAGAAGGAGTTGTAGGAGAAGGTTTCTTCGCTACAAAACTAAATGATGTTGTAGGTTTGGCAAGAGCCAATTCTTTATGGCCACTTCCTTTCGCGACTTCTTGCTGTGGTATCGAATTTATGGCGACAATGGCTTCACATTACGATTTAGCACGATTTGGTTCTGAGCGTGTGAGTTTCTCTCCTCGTCAAGCAGATATGTTATTAGTAATGGGAACTATTTCTAAAAAAATGGGTCCTATTTTAAGACAGGTTTACGAACAAATGGCGGAACCTCGTTGGGTAATTGCTGTTGGAGCTTGTGCTTCATCCGGAGGAATCTTTGATACTTATTCTGTTTTACAAGGAATTGACAAAATAATTCCGGTTGACGTTTACGTACCGGGTTGTCCTCCAAGACCGGAACAAATTGTAGATGGAGTTATGAGACTTCAAGATTTGGTAAAATCAGAATCTGTAAGACGCAGAAGTTCTCCTGAATACCAAGAATTATTAGCTTCATATAACATTTCATAA
- a CDS encoding NADH-quinone oxidoreductase subunit C translates to MALDNTLIQDKLTETFDSSVFNFREERDVFTLETSADKITALILFLKNDQDLRFHFLTDLCGVHYPDNEVESQFAIVYHLHNWYENKRIRIKVFINGEKPEIKTISNIFLSSNWMERETYDFYGVNFIGHPQLKRILNMDEMISFPMRKEFPMEDSGRTDKDDRFFGRTTTNC, encoded by the coding sequence ATGGCTTTAGACAATACCCTGATCCAAGATAAACTTACAGAAACATTTGATTCAAGTGTTTTTAACTTCCGAGAAGAAAGAGATGTTTTTACTTTAGAAACTTCAGCTGATAAAATTACAGCGTTGATTTTATTTCTTAAAAATGATCAAGATTTACGTTTTCATTTTTTAACTGACTTATGTGGTGTTCATTATCCGGATAACGAAGTTGAAAGTCAATTTGCAATCGTATATCATCTGCATAACTGGTACGAAAACAAACGTATCAGAATCAAAGTTTTCATCAACGGTGAAAAACCGGAGATCAAAACGATTTCAAACATCTTTTTAAGTTCAAACTGGATGGAAAGAGAAACATACGATTTCTACGGTGTTAACTTTATTGGTCATCCTCAATTGAAACGTATTTTGAATATGGATGAAATGATCTCTTTTCCAATGCGAAAAGAATTCCCAATGGAAGACAGCGGAAGAACTGATAAAGACGACAGATTCTTTGGAAGAACAACAACAAATTGCTAA
- a CDS encoding NADH-quinone oxidoreductase subunit A, with protein sequence MQSDQYSYLPILMQLILAVGFVVGTIIVSGKLGPKRTSDIKDKNFECGVESVGNARIPFSVKYFLVAILFVLFDVEVIFLYPWAVNFKELGIEGMLKMIIFMSLLLVGFFYIIKKKALEWE encoded by the coding sequence ATGCAATCTGATCAATACAGCTATCTTCCTATTTTAATGCAGCTAATCCTTGCTGTTGGTTTTGTAGTAGGAACTATCATCGTTTCCGGAAAATTAGGCCCAAAAAGAACCTCTGACATAAAAGATAAAAATTTCGAATGTGGAGTTGAATCTGTTGGTAATGCCCGTATTCCATTCTCTGTAAAATATTTCTTAGTTGCCATCTTATTTGTTTTGTTCGACGTAGAGGTAATTTTCCTTTATCCTTGGGCAGTAAACTTCAAAGAACTTGGAATAGAAGGAATGTTAAAAATGATCATTTTCATGTCTTTGCTTTTAGTTGGTTTTTTCTACATCATCAAAAAGAAAGCGTTAGAATGGGAATAA